Proteins found in one Dermacentor silvarum isolate Dsil-2018 chromosome 8, BIME_Dsil_1.4, whole genome shotgun sequence genomic segment:
- the LOC119462090 gene encoding beta-1,4-mannosyl-glycoprotein 4-beta-N-acetylglucosaminyltransferase, with protein sequence MCVCRDGWHGGDCAVPSAVWSTPVFRKWYSEGLITRRSRPRAVFNGISLNHELDMLEIHVNELSDAVDRYVVVESNTTFFGDAKPLYLQSNLNAGFLGEHAHKIVPLTVGEQKCNGCDPFWQEYHSRNATWLEGQRWLGNISDDDLFLLTDADELPNRDVVLFLKHHDGYGEPIGLTLRWFLYGFFWERRSAMHVYAVCTVGFLRTVCANDPVTLRQGRCLVPKLPSPIHRPRPTVPVLVGTGTVAHQWVIQGARPRFSGWHCSWCFNAQGIQVMQPSTLARTTGRGHVIDFLL encoded by the coding sequence ATGTGCGTCTGCCGCGACGGCTGGCACGGCGGCGACTGCGCCGTCCCCAGCGCAGTCTGGTCGACGCCGGTGTTCCGCAAGTGGTACTCCGAGGGTCTCATAACGCGCCGATCACGGCCGCGCGCGGTCTTCAACGGGATCTCTTTGAACCACGAGCTTGACATGCTCGAGATACACGTGAATGAGCTGAGCGACGCTGTAGACCGCTACGTGGTCGTCGAGTCCAACACCACCTTCTTCGGCGATGCTAAGCCGCTTTACCTGCAGTCGAACCTGAATGCCGGCTTCCTGGGTGAGCACGCGCACAAGATCGTGCCACTGACAGTGGGTGAGCAGAAGTGTAATGGCTGCGATCCGTTTTGGCAGGAGTATCACAGCCGCAATGCTACCTGGCTGGAGGGCCAACGGTGGTTGGGAAACATCTCGGACGACGACCTCTTCTTACTGACCGACGCCGACGAGCTACCGAACCGTGACGTGGTGCTCTTCTTGAAGCACCACGACGGCTACGGAGAGCCGATCGGCCTGACCCTGCGCTGGTTCCTGTACGGCTTCTTCTGGGAGCGCAGGAGCGCGATGCACGTGTACGCTGTGTGCACCGTCGGCTTCCTGCGCACCGTCTGCGCGAACGACCCCGTGACACTGCGTCAGGGCAGGTGTCTCGTCCCCAAGCTACCGTCTCCAATCCACCGCCCCCGACCCACCGTCCCCGTGCTTGTTGGCACGGGAACGGTGGCCCACCAGTGGGTCATCCAAGGAGCACGGCCACGCTTCTCCGGCTGGCACTGTTCGTGGTGCTTCAACGCCCAAGGCATACAGGTGATGCAGCCGTCTACTCTGGCACGCACCACAGGACGAGGTCACGTCATTGATTTTTTGCTTTGA